Proteins encoded in a region of the Dorea longicatena genome:
- a CDS encoding lipopolysaccharide biosynthesis protein has product MDSRSRTEYSILNIIAGVGGYIVNTILGFICRMVFVKCLAADYLGVNGLFTNILTMLSLAELGIGGAIVYALYKPLAENDERKIASLVKVYGTAYKVIGCVIGIIGICLMPFLNIIITEQPNISESIYLLYIFNLFNTVITYFYSYRSSLLIAAQQNYIVVATNYIVTILQSILQMVALLATHNYLVYLTIQTIGTLAYNFGVSHIATKRFPCIMSKDIEPLPVDEKKALFKNIKDLTYYKISGLLVNSTDNILITFFKGLATTGVASNYTLLTNTINSLLGQIFNSLTASIGNHNATETEKKKYEMFSFMNLMNFWIFGWATLGIIFCSSDVVRLCFGEKYVLSKEIPFVLALNFYTVGMMNAVWTYKHTMGLFRYGRFLQIITGVLNIIFSIVLGHYWGLFGILFATFIARAMTNLWYDPYAIFIHGFHKSPLQYLKKYIYFIIVLLISAGGCWLSFKLIKGGILARVMEEIVLCSVVTNLVFYIFFRKSEEFITLRKIIKNIINLIIKKS; this is encoded by the coding sequence ATGGATAGTCGTTCACGTACAGAATATTCGATACTAAATATAATAGCAGGAGTTGGGGGATATATTGTAAATACTATTCTTGGTTTTATATGCAGAATGGTGTTTGTAAAGTGTTTGGCAGCGGATTATTTAGGAGTAAACGGGTTGTTTACAAATATTCTTACAATGCTTTCTTTGGCAGAGCTAGGAATAGGCGGTGCAATAGTTTATGCACTGTATAAACCATTAGCAGAAAATGATGAAAGAAAAATAGCATCATTGGTAAAGGTATATGGAACGGCATATAAAGTTATAGGTTGTGTTATTGGGATAATAGGAATATGTCTAATGCCGTTTTTAAATATAATTATTACGGAACAGCCAAATATTTCTGAAAGTATTTATTTATTGTATATTTTTAATTTGTTCAACACAGTAATAACATATTTCTATAGTTATAGAAGTTCGTTGCTAATAGCTGCTCAACAAAATTATATTGTGGTTGCAACGAATTATATAGTAACTATTTTACAAAGCATTTTGCAAATGGTGGCATTATTAGCGACGCATAATTATTTGGTGTATCTTACTATTCAGACGATAGGAACATTGGCATACAATTTTGGGGTGTCGCATATAGCAACAAAGCGTTTCCCATGTATTATGTCAAAAGATATTGAACCGTTGCCAGTTGATGAAAAAAAGGCATTATTTAAAAATATAAAGGATCTTACATATTACAAGATTTCTGGATTATTAGTTAATAGCACTGATAATATATTAATTACTTTTTTTAAGGGATTGGCTACAACTGGAGTCGCATCAAATTACACATTGTTAACAAATACAATAAATTCCTTATTAGGTCAAATTTTTAATAGTTTAACTGCAAGTATTGGAAACCATAATGCAACTGAAACGGAGAAAAAAAAATATGAGATGTTCAGCTTCATGAATTTAATGAATTTCTGGATTTTTGGCTGGGCGACATTAGGAATTATTTTTTGTTCTTCAGATGTTGTAAGATTGTGCTTTGGCGAGAAATACGTTTTGTCAAAAGAAATTCCATTTGTATTAGCATTAAATTTTTATACTGTAGGGATGATGAATGCCGTATGGACGTATAAACATACAATGGGCTTATTTAGATATGGAAGATTTTTGCAGATTATTACAGGAGTGCTTAATATTATTTTCTCAATAGTATTAGGACACTATTGGGGATTGTTTGGAATTTTATTTGCCACATTTATAGCGCGAGCTATGACAAATTTATGGTATGATCCGTATGCAATATTTATTCATGGATTTCATAAATCACCATTACAGTATTTAAAAAAGTATATTTATTTTATTATTGTGTTATTAATATCTGCGGGTGGATGTTGGCTTTCATTTAAACTTATTAAAGGTGGAATTCTAGCACGTGTAATGGAAGAAATAGTATTGTGTAGTGTAGTTACGAATTTAGTTTTTTATATATTTTTTAGAAAATCAGAAGAATTTATTACATTAAGAAAGATTATTAAAAATATAATAAATTTGATAATTAAAAAATCGTGA
- a CDS encoding glycosyltransferase family 2 protein: MIIEVSMVKRYIYKKIINIKYKKSLKYKERKSIKESQKDIHDFYYQHTPRFKQDIEINPEYDLMIIVPVYNAAEYLEDCIKSLLVQETGYSYCVVFVNDGSTDESANILNKYAKKENVYIINKKNEGVAEARNIALKYIRGKCVLFVDADDMLMDNAIEVLMRKSVETDADIVEGEYIEFDNNIKPDIHKDLICKTKSTRLNGYPWGKIIKAEKWVDLCFPKGYLYEDTIISTLLIPGSRKIIKIPNIVYYYRNNPKGISANTVKKKEVMDTLYITQSCFEEAVKRGYKPSIDDFIEQVRLNWIRTQNVPLEIKKAIFIIEKEMINNYFNGQATKLGRKWEKLLLSLEKSSFVSYELLMNKWYLFN, from the coding sequence TTGATAATAGAGGTATCAATGGTGAAGAGATATATTTATAAAAAAATTATTAATATAAAGTATAAAAAGAGTCTTAAATATAAGGAAAGAAAATCTATTAAAGAATCACAAAAGGATATCCATGATTTTTATTATCAACACACACCCCGTTTTAAGCAAGATATAGAAATTAACCCCGAATATGATTTAATGATTATAGTACCAGTATATAATGCTGCAGAATATTTGGAAGATTGTATAAAATCGTTGCTTGTACAGGAAACGGGGTATTCATATTGCGTCGTGTTTGTTAATGATGGATCAACAGATGAATCGGCCAATATTTTAAATAAATATGCAAAAAAAGAAAATGTGTATATTATAAATAAAAAGAATGAAGGTGTGGCCGAGGCAAGAAACATTGCATTGAAATACATTCGAGGTAAATGTGTATTGTTTGTAGATGCAGATGATATGTTAATGGATAATGCGATTGAAGTTTTGATGAGAAAAAGTGTTGAAACAGATGCAGATATTGTTGAAGGGGAATATATAGAATTTGATAACAATATAAAACCTGATATACATAAAGATCTTATTTGTAAAACAAAGTCAACAAGGTTAAATGGTTATCCGTGGGGAAAAATTATAAAAGCAGAAAAATGGGTGGATTTATGTTTTCCAAAGGGATATTTATATGAAGATACAATAATAAGTACCTTATTAATTCCAGGAAGCCGGAAGATTATAAAAATTCCCAATATTGTTTATTATTATCGAAATAATCCAAAAGGAATATCTGCAAATACAGTAAAGAAAAAAGAGGTTATGGATACGTTATATATAACCCAAAGTTGTTTTGAAGAAGCAGTAAAAAGAGGATATAAGCCAAGTATAGACGACTTTATAGAACAGGTTAGATTGAATTGGATAAGAACGCAAAACGTACCTTTAGAAATAAAAAAGGCTATTTTTATAATTGAAAAAGAGATGATTAATAATTATTTTAATGGACAAGCGACAAAACTAGGAAGAAAATGGGAAAAATTGTTATTGTCTTTAGAGAAAAGTAGTTTTGTATCTTATGAATTGCTTATGAATAAATGGTACCTTTTTAATTAA
- a CDS encoding polysaccharide pyruvyl transferase family protein — protein sequence MIPKIIHYCWVGNAPKPKSVLYCIESWKKFCPDYEIREWNESNYDFTKNKYMKQAYEAKKWGFVPDYARLDIIYEYGGIYLDTDVEIIRSFDELLDQEAFMGFEETGEKTYYVNCGQGFGAVPHHEIIKKARDLYEHISFYKEDGTLNMLASPHYTTQILKEYGLLQENKDQNLRSMKIYASDVLCPKNFRTGKIHESNRTVSIHHFTASWLDEKIKKEIKRRQKLERVMGKGGTNKFLYIESVLQKYAGLKMFTKLPLRAKEKLKKRIIKIVEVVPDYKELILASFFKSDKKKIVLLDPSYDGDNTGDQIIVENCKKYFPLTKKENIIYVPTHRKLMNKEIRELSGATIKVLCGTNALSGHMRTYGLWRMEKKVRIYNNTILMGVGFECNNQEYDYYTKMLLHTILHKKYIHSVRDSFSEQMLNSMGITNVINTGCPTMWGITKELCQDIPKRKAQEVICTLTDYDRDLENDQKLLDILLLCYKKIYLWPQGIEDEEYYKELRIDSKIVKIPFGLENYDSLLEHKEIDYVGTRLHAGIRAIGKRHRTIVIAIDNRAKNIANDTGLPIVLRENIGNLLKEKIESNFETDIQMPWDEIEKWKNQFKGGKF from the coding sequence ATGATTCCTAAGATTATTCATTACTGTTGGGTTGGAAACGCTCCTAAACCTAAGTCTGTATTATATTGTATAGAAAGCTGGAAAAAATTTTGCCCAGATTATGAAATTCGAGAGTGGAATGAATCGAATTATGATTTTACAAAAAATAAATATATGAAGCAAGCGTATGAAGCAAAAAAATGGGGATTTGTTCCGGATTATGCAAGGCTAGATATTATATATGAGTATGGAGGAATATATCTAGATACGGATGTAGAGATAATTCGTAGTTTTGATGAATTATTAGATCAAGAAGCATTTATGGGATTTGAAGAGACAGGAGAAAAAACATATTATGTAAATTGCGGACAGGGGTTTGGAGCTGTTCCTCATCATGAAATCATAAAAAAAGCGAGAGATTTGTATGAACATATTTCTTTTTATAAAGAAGATGGAACTTTAAATATGTTGGCATCGCCACATTATACGACTCAAATATTAAAAGAGTATGGATTGTTACAAGAAAATAAAGATCAAAACTTACGAAGTATGAAGATATATGCTTCAGACGTTTTATGTCCCAAAAATTTTAGAACAGGGAAAATACATGAATCGAATAGAACAGTTTCAATTCATCATTTTACTGCTTCTTGGTTAGATGAAAAAATTAAAAAAGAGATAAAACGAAGGCAAAAATTAGAAAGAGTGATGGGAAAGGGTGGAACAAACAAATTCCTTTATATAGAAAGTGTTTTACAAAAATATGCAGGATTAAAAATGTTTACTAAATTACCACTAAGGGCTAAAGAAAAGTTGAAAAAGAGGATTATAAAGATAGTAGAGGTCGTACCAGATTATAAAGAACTTATCTTGGCGAGTTTTTTTAAGAGTGATAAGAAAAAAATAGTATTATTAGATCCTTCATATGATGGAGACAATACTGGAGATCAAATAATTGTAGAAAATTGTAAAAAATATTTTCCGTTAACAAAAAAAGAAAATATAATTTATGTGCCAACACATCGAAAATTGATGAATAAAGAAATTCGTGAATTATCTGGTGCGACTATAAAAGTTTTGTGTGGAACAAATGCATTATCCGGTCATATGCGGACATATGGATTGTGGAGAATGGAGAAAAAAGTACGAATTTATAATAATACAATTCTTATGGGGGTAGGATTTGAGTGCAATAATCAAGAGTACGATTATTATACAAAGATGTTGTTACATACTATTTTGCATAAGAAATATATTCATTCGGTTAGAGATAGTTTTTCGGAACAAATGCTTAATAGTATGGGGATAACAAATGTTATAAATACAGGATGTCCTACAATGTGGGGAATAACAAAAGAGTTATGTCAAGACATACCAAAAAGAAAAGCACAAGAAGTAATATGTACACTCACTGATTATGATAGAGATTTAGAGAATGATCAAAAATTATTGGATATACTTCTACTTTGTTATAAAAAGATTTATCTTTGGCCACAAGGGATAGAAGACGAAGAATATTATAAAGAATTGAGAATTGATTCTAAGATTGTAAAGATTCCATTTGGTCTTGAAAATTATGATTCTTTGCTAGAACATAAAGAAATTGATTATGTGGGCACAAGACTTCATGCTGGGATAAGAGCGATTGGAAAAAGGCATCGAACAATTGTTATTGCTATAGATAATAGAGCAAAAAATATTGCAAATGACACAGGACTTCCGATTGTTTTGAGAGAGAATATTGGAAATTTACTTAAAGAAAAAATTGAGTCAAACTTTGAAACAGATATACAAATGCCATGGGACGAAATTGAAAAATGGAAAAATCAATTTAAAGGGGGGAAATTTTGA
- a CDS encoding DUF1919 domain-containing protein, translating into MNLLQRIEWRIYKELKKRRLKNKMPTIIASNCNGEFIYYDMGLQFRTPTINLSFEMNDYVKMLENLKWYMEQPILPYNDEKFDFPTGKLGDIEIRFNHYKTFDEAVAKWDERKKRINWDNLFILGIDGDNCTYESMQQFDKLPYKNKVIFTHKQYPEIKSAYYIPGFENKDGVGVLLYFKKQFLVRRYLDEFDYIAFLNGEGIKRKGKI; encoded by the coding sequence ATGAATTTATTACAAAGAATTGAATGGAGAATATACAAAGAATTAAAAAAAAGAAGATTGAAAAATAAAATGCCGACAATTATTGCTTCAAATTGCAATGGAGAGTTTATATATTATGATATGGGGCTTCAATTTAGAACGCCGACAATTAATTTGAGCTTCGAAATGAATGATTATGTGAAAATGTTAGAAAATCTAAAATGGTATATGGAACAACCAATCTTACCGTATAATGATGAGAAATTTGATTTCCCAACAGGAAAGCTAGGGGATATTGAAATCCGATTTAATCATTATAAAACTTTTGACGAGGCGGTAGCTAAGTGGGATGAGCGCAAAAAAAGAATCAATTGGGATAATTTGTTTATATTGGGCATAGATGGTGATAATTGTACCTATGAAAGTATGCAGCAATTTGATAAATTGCCATATAAGAATAAAGTGATTTTTACACATAAGCAGTATCCAGAAATAAAATCTGCTTATTATATTCCTGGATTTGAGAACAAAGATGGTGTTGGTGTGCTTTTATATTTCAAAAAACAATTCCTAGTGAGAAGATATTTAGATGAGTTTGACTATATAGCCTTTTTAAACGGTGAAGGTATTAAAAGAAAGGGGAAGATATGA
- a CDS encoding glycosyltransferase family 2 protein — MKANKISVIVPVFNVENYLEKCVKSIIEQTYKNLEVILVDDGSTDKSGFLCDELKKQDYRIKVIHKTNGGLSDARNAGIQVSTGKYLSFIDSDDYLERTALEQMMQAILISHSEIAICNIMRFYDDGCTEEFYNPTDNQEVLEGIRRFDTLNQPSVCNKLFDAKLFANISFPYGKFYEDTYVYHELLYKADKVVLTGKTGYWYLSRKGSILGRSQFSNRYFDFIEAVYMRADFLIKRDIQPYGDEAFLSLYAALANAEKNIDHKLNKDDFHKVREYYRQVYNQIDYKKARFNIKQIVRIVLLRYFPGIHSKLY, encoded by the coding sequence ATGAAAGCAAATAAAATTTCAGTAATTGTACCAGTGTTCAATGTTGAAAATTATTTAGAAAAATGTGTAAAAAGCATTATAGAGCAAACGTACAAAAATTTGGAAGTTATACTAGTGGACGATGGATCGACAGATAAATCAGGATTTCTTTGCGATGAATTGAAGAAACAAGATTATCGAATAAAAGTTATACATAAGACAAATGGAGGGTTGTCAGATGCTCGTAATGCAGGAATTCAGGTTTCAACTGGCAAATATCTTTCATTTATAGATAGTGATGATTACCTTGAGAGAACAGCATTAGAACAAATGATGCAAGCGATACTTATTTCTCATAGTGAAATAGCGATATGTAATATTATGCGTTTTTATGATGATGGGTGTACAGAAGAATTTTATAATCCAACAGATAATCAAGAAGTGTTGGAAGGGATAAGAAGGTTTGATACATTAAATCAGCCATCGGTATGTAATAAATTATTTGATGCAAAGTTGTTTGCAAATATCTCATTTCCATATGGAAAATTTTATGAAGACACGTATGTGTATCATGAATTATTGTATAAAGCTGATAAAGTAGTATTGACAGGAAAAACAGGATATTGGTATCTATCCAGAAAAGGGAGTATTTTAGGACGTTCGCAGTTTTCAAATAGATATTTTGATTTTATTGAGGCTGTTTATATGAGAGCGGATTTCTTAATCAAAAGAGATATACAGCCATATGGGGATGAAGCATTCTTAAGCTTATATGCAGCGTTAGCAAATGCTGAAAAAAATATAGATCATAAATTAAATAAAGATGATTTTCATAAGGTAAGAGAATACTATAGGCAGGTGTATAATCAAATTGATTATAAAAAAGCAAGATTTAACATAAAACAAATTGTTAGGATAGTATTATTGAGATATTTCCCAGGAATACACTCAAAATTATACTAG
- a CDS encoding glycosyltransferase, with product MNTMISIIIPVYKVEKYLDKCIKSIVSQTYSNLEIILVDDGSPDKSGLICDKWATLDSRIRVVHQKNAGAGAARNVALKLAQGEFISFVDSDDYLSVNMFKNLLSYFEEDIDIVECEFISVEEDDVLFIDEKSVQARVFSSEEAMREHIADHYFRQLIWNKLYRRSCIKNVYFPEGKKIDDEFWMYKVIGRAKQLVHCNEKLYAYRQQDNSVMHMLKPENRIQAIEAKGYRHQYIKEKFPRLTLMSYDCLVMSCIYQIQRVYRTGTKDDVQKVLEYSKKVLRENEFKKRKFRGIHEKQEIWVSMAEISLAFTCRIRNLLKIGL from the coding sequence ATGAATACAATGATTAGTATAATTATACCGGTATATAAAGTTGAAAAATATTTGGATAAATGCATAAAAAGTATAGTTTCACAAACATATTCTAATTTAGAAATTATACTAGTAGATGATGGCTCACCAGATAAAAGTGGGCTTATTTGTGATAAGTGGGCAACATTAGATTCTAGGATAAGGGTAGTTCATCAAAAAAATGCGGGTGCTGGAGCAGCAAGAAATGTAGCGCTTAAACTGGCACAGGGGGAGTTCATTTCATTTGTAGATAGTGACGATTACTTGTCGGTAAATATGTTTAAAAATTTACTAAGCTATTTTGAAGAAGACATAGATATTGTGGAGTGTGAATTTATTTCTGTTGAAGAAGATGATGTATTATTTATAGACGAAAAGAGTGTACAGGCTAGAGTTTTTTCTTCAGAAGAAGCAATGAGAGAACATATTGCTGATCATTATTTTCGTCAGCTTATTTGGAATAAATTATACCGTCGAAGTTGTATCAAAAATGTGTATTTTCCAGAAGGAAAAAAGATTGATGATGAATTTTGGATGTATAAGGTAATAGGAAGAGCAAAACAATTAGTTCATTGTAATGAAAAATTATATGCATATAGACAACAGGACAACTCTGTAATGCACATGCTAAAACCAGAGAATAGGATTCAAGCGATAGAAGCCAAAGGATACCGTCATCAATACATTAAAGAAAAATTTCCAAGACTCACTTTAATGAGTTATGATTGTTTGGTGATGTCGTGTATTTACCAGATTCAGAGAGTTTATAGGACAGGAACTAAGGATGATGTGCAAAAAGTACTTGAATATAGTAAAAAAGTATTAAGAGAAAATGAGTTTAAAAAGAGAAAATTTAGAGGAATTCATGAAAAACAAGAAATATGGGTATCTATGGCGGAGATATCTTTAGCATTTACGTGTAGAATAAGAAACCTCTTAAAAATAGGCCTATAG
- a CDS encoding glycosyltransferase family 2 protein has protein sequence MNEKISIIIPVYNLEKYIKRTAESVLKQTYTNIEVIIVDDGSSDESWKIIQKIADKDNRVIPIHQENGGVTSARLKGVRRSTGEWIGFVDGDDEIESDMYEILLNNAKRYNADISHCGYQMIFEDGRVNYFHNTGCLVQQDRTTGLKDLLDGSLVEPGLCNKLFHKNLFHSLLHSTVMNEDIKINEDLLMNYLLFLNAKVSIFEDRCLYHYIVRSTSASREKLNEHRIFDPIRVKKIILTLAKEEMFLPTQKAYIRTCINVYNSIVLEKKNKYKSEKNEIRKLICEKKEWFYLLSRKQQLLAHLICEVPIMYPILYRIYAKILLKNKYV, from the coding sequence ATGAATGAAAAGATTTCAATAATAATACCAGTTTATAATTTGGAAAAGTACATAAAAAGAACTGCTGAAAGTGTGTTAAAGCAAACATATACCAATATAGAGGTAATAATAGTTGATGATGGATCAAGTGATGAAAGCTGGAAGATAATTCAAAAAATTGCAGATAAGGACAATAGAGTAATTCCAATACATCAAGAAAATGGTGGTGTTACAAGTGCCCGATTAAAAGGGGTTAGGCGTTCTACGGGAGAATGGATAGGGTTTGTAGATGGCGATGATGAAATAGAATCAGATATGTACGAAATCCTGTTAAATAATGCAAAGAGATATAATGCGGATATATCACACTGCGGATATCAAATGATTTTTGAAGATGGAAGAGTGAATTATTTTCATAACACAGGCTGTCTTGTACAACAAGACAGGACAACAGGTCTAAAAGATCTGTTGGACGGTTCGCTTGTCGAACCGGGCCTGTGTAACAAGCTCTTTCATAAAAACTTGTTCCACAGCTTGTTACATTCGACGGTAATGAATGAAGATATTAAAATTAATGAAGATTTATTAATGAACTATCTTTTGTTTTTAAATGCAAAAGTATCAATATTTGAAGATAGATGCTTGTATCATTATATTGTAAGAAGCACATCGGCATCTAGAGAAAAGTTAAATGAACATAGGATTTTTGATCCGATTAGAGTAAAGAAAATTATTTTAACACTAGCAAAAGAAGAAATGTTTTTACCGACACAAAAAGCCTATATTAGAACATGTATTAATGTATATAACAGTATTGTTTTAGAAAAGAAAAATAAATATAAATCAGAAAAAAATGAAATAAGAAAATTAATCTGTGAAAAAAAGGAATGGTTTTACCTGTTAAGTAGGAAACAACAATTATTAGCACATTTAATATGTGAGGTACCAATAATGTATCCGATCTTATATAGGATATATGCAAAAATTTTGTTGAAAAATAAATATGTTTAA
- a CDS encoding glycosyltransferase, with protein MKNGENMKKILFLIHDLGQGGAEKVLVNLVNNMDHTKFDITVMTLFDHGENRQFLGDKIHYKTWCKKMIPGNSHIMKLLSPQQLHKLIIKAHYDIEVSYLEGPCARIISGCTDESVKLVSWIHIEQHTTKRAIASFRNQKEAVKCYKRFHKIVSVSKTVEMDFRKILNIDASYQVLYNTNESKKIRGLSEESITIDIDQENTVNIVGVGKLLKSKGFDRILRITKQLIAENYSVHTYILGEGPEKETLQNYIKANGLGKNVTFLGYQINPYKYISRCDLFVCASYAEGFSTATTEALILGVPVCTVEVSGMKEMLGENNEYGIVTENNDEALYEGIRCLVKSPELLRHYRKQAQKRGDMFSTEKTVAEVENMLLTL; from the coding sequence TTGAAGAATGGAGAAAATATGAAAAAAATATTGTTCCTTATACATGATCTTGGTCAGGGTGGAGCAGAAAAAGTATTAGTGAATCTTGTTAATAATATGGATCATACAAAATTCGATATAACCGTAATGACTTTATTTGATCATGGTGAGAATCGACAATTTTTAGGAGATAAAATACATTACAAAACATGGTGTAAGAAAATGATACCCGGAAATTCTCACATTATGAAATTACTGTCTCCGCAACAATTACACAAGTTAATTATCAAGGCTCATTACGATATAGAAGTTTCATATCTTGAAGGACCATGTGCAAGAATTATCAGTGGATGTACAGATGAATCAGTAAAGTTGGTTTCGTGGATTCACATTGAACAGCATACAACGAAACGGGCAATAGCATCATTTAGAAATCAGAAGGAAGCAGTGAAATGTTATAAGCGTTTTCACAAAATTGTTAGCGTTTCAAAAACAGTGGAAATGGATTTTCGAAAAATATTGAATATAGATGCGTCATATCAAGTCTTGTATAATACAAATGAAAGTAAAAAAATACGTGGGCTTTCAGAAGAGAGTATTACTATTGATATAGATCAAGAAAATACTGTGAATATTGTAGGCGTTGGAAAGTTATTAAAAAGTAAAGGCTTTGATAGAATCCTTCGTATAACAAAGCAACTGATAGCAGAAAACTATTCGGTACATACATATATACTCGGAGAAGGTCCTGAAAAAGAAACCCTACAAAATTATATAAAAGCTAATGGGTTGGGAAAAAATGTTACATTCCTTGGATATCAAATAAATCCATATAAATATATTAGTAGATGCGATCTTTTTGTATGTGCCAGTTATGCAGAAGGATTTTCTACAGCAACGACAGAAGCGTTAATATTGGGAGTACCAGTATGCACTGTTGAAGTTTCTGGAATGAAAGAAATGCTGGGAGAAAATAATGAATATGGAATTGTTACAGAAAATAATGATGAAGCATTATATGAAGGAATAAGATGTTTGGTAAAGTCGCCGGAATTGTTGAGACATTACAGAAAACAGGCGCAAAAAAGAGGAGACATGTTTAGTACGGAGAAAACAGTAGCAGAAGTTGAGAATATGTTATTGACGTTATAG
- a CDS encoding glycosyltransferase family 2 protein encodes MVFLTVFTPAYNRASTLPRTYESLCDQECKEFIWLIVDDGSTDETASLVKEWQKKENGFEIQYIYKKNGGMHTAHNVAYENIHTELNVCIDSDDRMAKGAVKKIKTAWLKVRNKNYAGLIGLDADMNTGRIIGKGFPDGLKETTLGGYYASGGEGDKKLVYRTDVINSVPQYPVFEGEKYVGLVYKYTLIDQKYKLFVMNDVLCDVEYQTDGSSNTMFRQYLKNPKGFAFLRKVAMTYPTSKKRLIRDCIHYCSSSLIAGNKKYIVESPRKLLTVLCTPLGCILTSIIRKKAINN; translated from the coding sequence ATGGTATTTTTAACAGTTTTTACACCGGCTTATAATAGAGCAAGTACATTGCCGAGAACTTATGAAAGCTTGTGTGATCAAGAATGTAAAGAATTTATTTGGCTGATTGTAGATGATGGTTCTACTGATGAAACTGCAAGTCTGGTAAAAGAGTGGCAGAAAAAAGAAAATGGATTTGAAATACAATATATTTATAAAAAAAATGGTGGAATGCATACAGCTCATAATGTTGCGTATGAGAATATACATACAGAATTAAATGTATGTATCGATTCTGATGATAGAATGGCAAAAGGAGCTGTGAAAAAAATAAAAACTGCTTGGTTGAAAGTAAGAAATAAAAATTATGCCGGTTTGATAGGACTGGATGCAGACATGAATACCGGAAGAATCATAGGAAAAGGCTTTCCGGATGGATTAAAAGAGACCACACTTGGAGGTTATTATGCATCTGGTGGAGAGGGAGATAAAAAATTAGTTTATCGTACAGATGTTATCAACAGTGTTCCACAGTATCCAGTATTTGAAGGCGAAAAGTATGTTGGATTGGTGTATAAATACACATTAATTGATCAAAAATATAAGCTTTTTGTGATGAATGATGTGTTATGTGATGTTGAATATCAAACGGATGGCTCGAGCAATACGATGTTCCGGCAATATTTGAAAAATCCTAAAGGTTTTGCTTTTTTGAGAAAGGTGGCAATGACTTATCCGACCAGTAAGAAGAGATTGATTCGGGACTGCATACATTATTGCTCTAGTAGTTTGATTGCAGGAAATAAAAAGTATATTGTTGAATCACCAAGAAAATTACTTACCGTTTTATGTACACCATTGGGGTGTATATTAACGTCTATTATTAGAAAAAAAGCAATTAATAATTAG